One genomic region from Enterobacter hormaechei ATCC 49162 encodes:
- the ispA gene encoding (2E,6E)-farnesyl diphosphate synthase codes for MDFTNALQARVVRANDALRRFIEPQPFQNTPLVEAMHYGALLGGKRLRPFLVYATGNMFGISDNTLDAPAAAVECIHAYSLIHDDLPAMDDDDLRRGQPTCHIKFGEANAILAGDALQTLAFSILSDAPMVEVSDRDRLAMVSELAMASGVAGMCGGQALDLEAEGRQVTLEQLERIHRHKTGALIRAAVRLGALSAGERGRNALPILDRYAESIGLAFQVQDDILDVVGDTATLGKRQGADQQLGKSTYPALLGLEHAQRKARDLIDDARRSLNELAAQSLDTSALEALADYIIQRDK; via the coding sequence ATGGATTTTACCAACGCGCTTCAGGCGCGCGTCGTTCGCGCCAACGACGCGCTGCGCCGTTTCATTGAGCCGCAGCCTTTTCAGAACACTCCACTGGTAGAAGCCATGCACTATGGCGCACTCTTGGGGGGTAAACGCCTGCGTCCGTTCCTGGTGTATGCCACGGGCAACATGTTCGGTATCAGCGATAACACGCTGGACGCCCCGGCAGCCGCCGTGGAGTGTATCCACGCCTATTCGCTGATCCACGATGATTTGCCAGCCATGGACGATGACGATCTGCGTCGCGGTCAGCCAACCTGCCATATCAAATTTGGCGAAGCGAACGCGATTCTGGCGGGGGATGCGCTGCAAACCCTGGCCTTCTCGATTCTGAGCGATGCGCCGATGGTTGAGGTGAGCGATCGCGATCGTCTGGCAATGGTGTCCGAACTGGCAATGGCCAGCGGTGTGGCAGGCATGTGTGGCGGCCAGGCGCTGGATTTAGAGGCTGAAGGTCGTCAGGTGACTCTGGAACAGCTGGAGCGCATCCACCGTCACAAAACGGGTGCGCTGATTCGTGCAGCCGTTCGCCTGGGCGCGTTGAGCGCGGGTGAACGCGGGCGCAACGCCCTGCCGATTCTGGACAGATACGCAGAAAGTATCGGTCTGGCATTCCAGGTTCAGGATGACATTCTGGATGTGGTGGGCGATACTGCAACATTGGGAAAACGTCAGGGTGCGGATCAGCAGCTTGGCAAAAGTACCTACCCCGCCCTGTTGGGCCTTGAGCATGCCCAACGTAAAGCCCGGGATCTGATAGACGATGCCCGCCGGTCGCTGAATGAGCTGGCCGCGCAATCGCTGGATACCTCGGCACTGGAAGCGCTAGCGGACTACATAATCCAGCGTGATAAATAA
- the panE gene encoding 2-dehydropantoate 2-reductase, with amino-acid sequence MKITVLGCGALGQLWLTALCKHGHEVQGWLRVPQPYCSVNLIGEDGSIFNESLTANDPDFLAQSDLLLVTLKAWQVSDAVKALAAQLPPTSPILLLHNGMGTLDELKSVPQPLLMATTTHAARRDGNIIVHVASGVTHIGPAREQDGDYSYLADILQKVLPDVAWHNNIRPQLWRKLAVNCVINPLTALWDCPNGELKNHPQEIATLCEEVASVVEREGLHTSADDLRYYVEQVIDSTKENISSMLQDVRALRHTEIDYITGYLLKRARAHGIAVPENARLYDQVKRKENEYERVSTGMPRPW; translated from the coding sequence ATGAAAATTACAGTGCTCGGATGCGGAGCGCTTGGCCAGCTGTGGCTGACCGCGCTGTGCAAGCACGGACATGAGGTTCAGGGCTGGCTGCGCGTGCCCCAGCCCTATTGCAGTGTCAACCTGATTGGTGAAGACGGAAGCATTTTTAATGAATCCCTCACCGCGAACGATCCGGATTTCCTCGCGCAAAGCGACCTGCTGCTGGTGACGCTCAAAGCGTGGCAGGTTTCTGACGCGGTAAAAGCGCTGGCCGCGCAGCTCCCCCCCACTTCCCCCATTCTGCTGCTGCATAACGGCATGGGCACACTTGATGAGCTGAAAAGCGTTCCACAGCCCCTGCTGATGGCGACCACCACGCACGCTGCACGTCGCGACGGCAATATCATCGTGCATGTCGCCAGCGGCGTGACGCATATCGGTCCGGCCCGCGAGCAGGATGGCGATTACAGCTATCTGGCCGATATCCTGCAAAAGGTATTGCCGGACGTCGCCTGGCACAACAACATCCGCCCTCAGCTGTGGCGCAAGCTGGCGGTAAACTGTGTGATCAACCCGCTGACGGCACTGTGGGACTGCCCGAACGGCGAGCTAAAAAACCATCCGCAGGAGATAGCGACGCTGTGCGAAGAAGTCGCTTCGGTGGTGGAACGCGAAGGCTTGCACACCTCCGCGGATGATTTACGCTATTATGTCGAGCAGGTGATTGATAGCACTAAAGAAAATATCTCTTCGATGCTACAGGACGTACGTGCGTTACGTCACACCGAAATCGACTATATCACCGGCTATCTGTTAAAGCGCGCCCGTGCGCACGGTATCGCGGTACCTGAAAACGCCCGCCTGTACGATCAGGTTAAACGTAAGGAGAATGAGTATGAGCGCGTCAGCACTGGTATGCCTCGCCCCTGGTAG
- the thiI gene encoding tRNA uracil 4-sulfurtransferase ThiI: protein MKFIIKLFPEITIKSQSVRLRFIKILTGNIRNVLKHYDETLAVVRHWDHVEVRAKDENKRLDIRDALTRIPGIHHILEVEDVPFTDMHDIFEKALVQYRDQIEGKTFCVRVKRRGKHEFSSIEVERYVGGGLNQHVETARVRLTNPDVTVNLEIENDRLLLVKGRYEGIGGFPIGTQEDVLSLISGGFDSGVSSYMLMRRGCRVHYCFFNLGGAAHEIGVRQVAHYLWNRFGSSHRVRFVAINFEPVVGEILEKVDDGQMGVVLKRMMVRAASKVAERYGVQALVTGEALGQVSSQTLTNLRLIDNVSDTLILRPLISHDKEHIIDLARKIGTEDFARTMPEYCGVISKSPTIKAVKAKIEAEEENFDFSILEKVVAEASNIDIREIAQQTEQEVVEVETVSGFGANDTILDIRSVDEQDDKPLQVEGVEVVSLPFYKLSTQFGDLDQSKTYLLWCERGVMSRLQALYLREQGFANVKVYRP, encoded by the coding sequence ATGAAGTTTATCATTAAATTGTTCCCTGAAATCACCATCAAAAGCCAATCCGTGCGTTTGCGCTTTATTAAAATTCTCACCGGGAACATTCGTAACGTATTAAAACACTACGACGAAACGCTCGCCGTGGTGCGTCACTGGGACCACGTAGAAGTCCGCGCGAAAGACGAAAACAAACGTCTTGATATTCGCGACGCGCTGACCCGTATCCCGGGTATTCACCATATTCTGGAAGTGGAAGACGTTCCCTTCACCGATATGCACGATATCTTCGAAAAGGCGCTGGTACAGTACCGCGACCAGATCGAAGGGAAAACGTTCTGTGTGCGCGTGAAGCGCCGCGGTAAGCATGAGTTTAGCTCTATTGAAGTTGAACGCTACGTCGGCGGCGGTCTGAACCAGCACGTCGAGACGGCGCGCGTGCGACTGACTAACCCGGACGTCACCGTTAACCTTGAGATCGAGAACGATCGTCTGCTGCTGGTAAAGGGCCGCTACGAAGGTATTGGCGGTTTCCCTATCGGCACTCAGGAAGATGTGCTGTCGCTGATCTCTGGCGGGTTCGACTCCGGCGTCTCCAGCTATATGCTGATGCGTCGCGGCTGCCGCGTGCATTACTGCTTCTTTAACCTGGGCGGTGCGGCGCATGAAATCGGCGTACGTCAGGTGGCGCATTACCTGTGGAACCGCTTCGGCAGCTCTCACCGCGTACGTTTTGTGGCGATCAACTTTGAGCCGGTCGTCGGTGAAATCCTCGAAAAAGTGGACGACGGGCAGATGGGCGTGGTGCTGAAGCGCATGATGGTGCGCGCGGCGTCCAAAGTGGCTGAGCGCTACGGCGTGCAGGCGCTGGTCACCGGTGAAGCGCTGGGGCAGGTCTCCAGCCAGACGCTGACCAACCTGCGTCTTATCGACAACGTGTCTGATACGCTGATCCTGCGTCCGCTGATCTCGCACGATAAAGAGCACATTATCGATCTGGCGCGCAAAATCGGTACTGAAGATTTTGCCCGTACCATGCCGGAATATTGCGGCGTGATCTCAAAAAGTCCAACCATCAAAGCGGTGAAGGCGAAGATCGAAGCGGAAGAAGAGAACTTCGATTTCAGCATCCTGGAAAAAGTGGTGGCGGAAGCGTCCAACATCGATATCCGCGAGATTGCCCAGCAGACCGAGCAGGAAGTGGTAGAAGTTGAAACCGTCAGCGGCTTTGGTGCTAACGATACGATTCTGGATATCCGTTCTGTTGATGAGCAGGATGACAAGCCGTTGCAGGTGGAAGGCGTGGAGGTGGTATCACTGCCGTTCTACAAGCTGAGCACCCAGTTTGGCGATCTCGACCAGAGCAAAACGTATCTGCTGTGGTGCGAACGCGGGGTCATGAGCCGTTTGCAGGCGCTGTATCTGCGTGAGCAGGGCTTCGCGAACGTGAAGGTATATCGTCCGTAG
- a CDS encoding FGGY-family carbohydrate kinase has product MRDGYFLGVDVGSASVRAGLYSAQGARLSFATRPISQFHASNARVEQSSAEIWQQVCAVVREAVASSGISPDAIRSIGFDATCSLVALDADGNGLSVSPDSPASQDIIMWMDHRAREETVRINATRDPALCYVGGEVSIEMELPKLLWLQRHHPDTWDRAWRFFDLADFLVWKATGQDAASLCTLTCKWNYLAHEARFSESLLRDVGLETLLTKIPDTILDVAECVGKLSPQAAQALGLHEEVVVASGMIDAHAGGVALTGSHPEGTLALISGTSNCHMLASQTEIHTPGVWGPYWSAMLPGYWLTEGGQSAAGALVDWTLREHGASADLFAKAEAAQRHPVALLNDWVAALEQEEKYPTRNLHILADHHGNRSPRSRPDARGSVVGLTLETGERALARLYLATLQAIAYGTRHIMDTLKHHGHSLSRIVICGGATHNRLWLREYADATGCDIHLLAEEDAVTLGAAICGAVASGAWATLTDATREMVKAGDIITRRPETAAFHRQKYEAYLMLWTQQQSLNILMQQEM; this is encoded by the coding sequence ATGCGTGACGGCTATTTTCTCGGGGTCGATGTGGGTTCAGCCAGCGTGCGTGCAGGGCTTTACTCTGCGCAAGGCGCGCGGTTGAGCTTCGCGACTCGTCCGATTTCGCAGTTTCACGCCAGCAACGCGCGGGTGGAACAATCCTCTGCGGAGATCTGGCAGCAGGTTTGCGCGGTGGTGCGGGAAGCCGTCGCCTCCTCTGGGATCTCACCCGACGCCATTCGTTCGATTGGCTTCGACGCTACGTGCTCACTGGTCGCGCTGGATGCGGACGGTAACGGCCTGAGTGTCTCCCCGGACAGCCCGGCCTCGCAGGACATCATTATGTGGATGGATCATCGTGCTCGCGAAGAGACCGTTCGCATCAATGCCACACGCGACCCGGCCCTGTGCTACGTGGGCGGCGAGGTGAGTATTGAGATGGAACTGCCCAAACTGCTGTGGTTGCAGCGGCACCATCCTGACACCTGGGATCGGGCCTGGCGTTTTTTCGACCTGGCCGATTTTCTGGTCTGGAAAGCGACGGGCCAGGACGCCGCCAGCCTGTGCACCCTCACCTGTAAATGGAACTACCTTGCGCATGAGGCGCGGTTCAGCGAGTCGCTGCTCAGGGATGTGGGGCTGGAAACCTTACTGACAAAAATTCCCGATACTATTCTGGACGTTGCTGAATGCGTCGGGAAACTCAGCCCGCAGGCAGCGCAAGCGCTGGGTTTGCACGAAGAAGTGGTGGTGGCAAGCGGCATGATCGATGCCCACGCGGGTGGCGTAGCGCTGACTGGATCCCATCCGGAAGGCACGCTGGCGCTCATCAGCGGGACCTCGAACTGCCACATGCTCGCAAGTCAGACGGAGATCCACACGCCCGGCGTCTGGGGGCCTTACTGGAGCGCCATGCTGCCGGGCTACTGGCTGACGGAGGGCGGGCAAAGTGCCGCCGGGGCGCTGGTGGACTGGACGTTGCGCGAGCACGGCGCCAGTGCAGACCTGTTTGCCAAAGCAGAAGCGGCACAACGTCATCCGGTGGCGCTGCTCAACGACTGGGTAGCCGCACTAGAGCAGGAAGAGAAGTATCCCACCCGCAACCTGCACATTCTGGCCGATCACCACGGCAACCGTTCGCCGCGTTCGCGTCCGGATGCGCGGGGCAGCGTGGTCGGCCTGACATTAGAAACCGGTGAACGCGCGCTGGCGAGGCTCTATCTGGCCACGCTACAGGCCATCGCCTATGGCACGCGACACATTATGGATACCCTGAAACACCACGGGCACAGCTTGTCGCGCATTGTCATTTGTGGCGGAGCCACCCATAACCGGCTCTGGCTGCGGGAGTATGCCGATGCCACGGGCTGCGATATCCATCTTTTAGCCGAAGAAGATGCCGTCACCCTCGGCGCGGCCATTTGTGGCGCTGTGGCGAGCGGTGCATGGGCAACGCTGACCGACGCTACCCGTGAAATGGTTAAAGCTGGCGACATCATCACCCGTCGTCCGGAAACCGCAGCCTTCCACCGGCAAAAATATGAGGCGTACCTGATGCTGTGGACCCAGCAGCAGTCGCTTAATATCCTGATGCAGCAGGAAATGTAA
- the xseB gene encoding exodeoxyribonuclease VII small subunit translates to MPKKNDAPASFETALSELEQIVTRLESGDLPLEDALNEFERGVQLARQGQVKLQQAEQRVQILLSDSEDAKTTPFTPDAE, encoded by the coding sequence ATGCCGAAGAAAAACGACGCACCGGCCAGTTTCGAAACTGCGCTGAGTGAACTGGAGCAGATCGTTACCCGTCTTGAGAGCGGCGATCTCCCGCTGGAAGACGCGCTCAACGAATTTGAACGCGGCGTGCAGCTTGCGCGCCAGGGGCAGGTAAAACTCCAGCAGGCCGAGCAGCGTGTACAGATCCTGCTTTCCGACAGCGAAGACGCTAAAACCACGCCATTCACACCGGACGCCGAGTAA
- the yajL gene encoding protein deglycase YajL, with protein sequence MSASALVCLAPGSEEMEAVTTIDLLVRGGITVTTASVASDGNLAVTCSRGVKILADAPLVQVADGDYDIIVLPGGLKGAECFRDSPLLVETVRQFHLSGRIVATLCAAAGTVLVPHDIFPIGNMTGFPALKETIPEDQWVDKRVVWDPRVNLLTSQGPGTAIDFGLKIIDLLVGREKAYEVASSLVMAAGIYNYYEE encoded by the coding sequence ATGAGCGCGTCAGCACTGGTATGCCTCGCCCCTGGTAGCGAAGAGATGGAAGCTGTCACCACTATTGATTTACTGGTGCGGGGCGGTATCACGGTGACCACCGCCAGCGTTGCCAGCGACGGCAATCTTGCGGTCACCTGTTCACGCGGGGTGAAAATCCTGGCGGATGCCCCGCTTGTGCAGGTAGCGGACGGTGATTACGACATTATCGTGCTGCCCGGCGGCTTAAAAGGCGCGGAGTGTTTCCGCGACAGCCCGCTATTGGTCGAAACCGTGCGACAGTTTCATCTTTCCGGGCGTATCGTCGCCACCCTCTGCGCCGCCGCCGGAACGGTGCTGGTTCCGCACGACATATTCCCCATCGGCAATATGACCGGCTTCCCTGCGCTAAAGGAGACGATCCCGGAAGACCAGTGGGTGGACAAACGCGTTGTCTGGGATCCGCGCGTTAACCTGCTCACCAGTCAGGGGCCAGGCACCGCGATTGATTTTGGCCTGAAGATTATCGACCTGCTGGTCGGGCGCGAGAAAGCGTACGAAGTGGCGTCATCGCTGGTGATGGCAGCGGGGATTTATAACTACTATGAAGAGTAG
- a CDS encoding DUF1120 domain-containing protein, translating into MKKILLASTLALCVTSAFAADPSAVLKVKGTLTNAACTPELSNGGVVDYGMIRLGELSATATNQLGQKNIDLTISCASNTKVGFQVDDDRNSSDAYLTVENAYFNGSSASLGFDTYGVGVTDGGVKIGSWAVSARTDSILADGKSVDFISSPDWSDSGAPNWTSNATKGQLSPTRAVYSVAATGTLEPVAFKSVTFPLQVSLAIQNTATLAITDDTAIDGQATITLKYL; encoded by the coding sequence ATGAAAAAGATTCTTCTCGCTTCAACCCTCGCGCTGTGTGTCACTTCAGCGTTTGCCGCCGATCCTTCGGCTGTACTGAAAGTTAAAGGCACCCTTACCAACGCGGCGTGTACTCCGGAACTGAGTAACGGCGGTGTTGTTGATTATGGCATGATCCGTCTTGGCGAACTCTCTGCGACCGCGACAAACCAGCTTGGTCAGAAAAACATCGATCTGACAATTAGCTGCGCCAGCAATACAAAAGTGGGTTTTCAGGTTGATGATGACCGCAACAGTTCCGACGCGTATCTGACCGTTGAAAATGCATACTTTAATGGTTCTTCAGCATCACTTGGCTTTGATACCTATGGTGTTGGTGTGACTGACGGAGGTGTGAAAATCGGAAGCTGGGCGGTAAGCGCCAGGACCGACAGTATTCTTGCTGATGGTAAATCCGTAGACTTTATTTCAAGCCCGGACTGGAGCGATAGCGGCGCACCAAACTGGACCTCCAACGCCACAAAGGGCCAACTGTCTCCGACCCGAGCGGTCTACAGTGTAGCCGCTACAGGTACGCTGGAGCCCGTTGCATTTAAATCTGTGACTTTCCCACTTCAGGTTTCTCTGGCCATTCAGAATACCGCCACGCTTGCCATTACCGACGATACCGCAATTGACGGTCAGGCAACGATTACGCTGAAATATCTGTAA
- a CDS encoding YajQ family cyclic di-GMP-binding protein, translating into MPSFDIVSEVDIQEVRNGVENATREVESRFDFRGVEASFELNDANKTIKVLSESDFQVNQLLDILRAKLLKRGIEGTSLDVPDEFVHSGKNWFVEAKLKQGIESAVQKKIVKLIKDSKLKVQAQIQGEEIRVTGKSRDDLQSVMALVRGGDLGQPFQFKNFRD; encoded by the coding sequence ATGCCATCTTTCGATATTGTTTCCGAAGTTGATATCCAGGAAGTTCGCAACGGCGTTGAGAACGCAACCCGCGAAGTTGAGTCACGTTTTGATTTTCGTGGCGTTGAGGCGTCGTTTGAGCTGAACGACGCAAATAAGACCATTAAGGTGCTGAGCGAGTCTGATTTCCAGGTAAATCAGCTGCTCGACATTCTGCGCGCCAAGCTGTTAAAGCGCGGCATCGAAGGAACGTCTCTCGATGTACCAGACGAATTTGTGCACAGCGGTAAGAACTGGTTTGTAGAAGCAAAGCTGAAGCAGGGTATTGAGAGCGCGGTGCAGAAGAAGATCGTTAAGCTCATCAAAGACAGTAAGCTGAAGGTCCAGGCGCAGATCCAGGGCGAAGAAATTCGTGTGACCGGGAAATCTCGCGACGATCTCCAGTCCGTTATGGCGCTGGTACGCGGCGGCGATTTAGGTCAGCCGTTCCAGTTTAAAAACTTCCGCGATTAA
- a CDS encoding MFS transporter has protein sequence MNDYKMTPGELRATWGLGTVFSLRMLGMFMVLPVLTTYGMALQGASEALIGLAIGIYGLAQAIFQIPFGLLSDRVGRKPLIVGGLAVFIIGSVIAALSDSIWGIILGRALQGSGAIAAAVMALLSDLTREQNRTKAMAFIGVSFGITFAIAMVLGPIITHALGLNALFWMIAVLAATGIVITLWVVPDSKNHVLNRESGMVKGSFSKVLAEPRLLKLNVGIMCLHILLMSTFVALPGQLAAAGLSAAEHWKVYLVTMLISFASVVPFIIYAEVKRQMKRVFLGCVTLIVIAEIILWGAGSHFWELIIGVQLFFLAFNLMEALLPSLISKESPAGYKGTAMGVYSTSQFLGVAIGGSLGGWVDGMFDGQTVFLVGALLAMVWLAVASTMKEPPYVSSLRVEIPEGVEINALLQQRLEAKEGVSEVFIVPEERSVYVKIDSKVTNRYEVEQALV, from the coding sequence ATGAACGATTATAAAATGACGCCAGGCGAGCTACGCGCGACCTGGGGTTTAGGGACTGTGTTTTCGCTACGGATGCTTGGCATGTTTATGGTCCTGCCTGTTCTGACCACGTACGGCATGGCGCTACAGGGGGCCAGCGAAGCGCTGATTGGCCTTGCGATTGGCATTTACGGTCTGGCGCAGGCCATTTTTCAGATCCCGTTTGGGCTGCTTTCCGATCGCGTTGGGCGTAAACCGCTGATTGTCGGCGGGCTGGCGGTGTTTATCATCGGTAGCGTCATTGCTGCGCTTTCAGATTCTATCTGGGGCATTATTCTTGGTCGCGCGCTTCAGGGATCAGGGGCGATTGCCGCCGCCGTGATGGCGCTCCTCTCAGATTTAACCCGCGAGCAAAATCGAACGAAAGCGATGGCCTTTATTGGCGTCAGTTTTGGCATCACCTTCGCCATTGCCATGGTATTAGGACCGATTATTACTCATGCCCTTGGCCTCAACGCCTTGTTCTGGATGATTGCCGTTCTCGCCGCCACAGGCATTGTCATTACCCTCTGGGTGGTGCCAGACAGCAAGAATCATGTTCTGAACCGTGAGTCGGGCATGGTCAAAGGTAGCTTCAGTAAAGTACTGGCTGAGCCCAGACTGCTGAAACTCAACGTTGGCATTATGTGTCTGCACATTTTGTTGATGTCTACCTTTGTCGCGCTGCCCGGCCAGCTTGCCGCTGCGGGCCTGTCCGCCGCCGAACACTGGAAAGTGTATCTGGTAACGATGCTGATTTCGTTTGCTTCCGTAGTGCCGTTTATTATCTATGCCGAAGTTAAGCGTCAGATGAAACGGGTATTCCTGGGCTGCGTGACCCTGATTGTGATTGCAGAAATTATTCTCTGGGGTGCGGGCTCACACTTCTGGGAATTGATTATCGGCGTTCAGCTCTTTTTTCTGGCGTTTAATCTGATGGAAGCCCTCCTCCCCTCGCTTATCAGCAAAGAGTCACCGGCAGGATATAAAGGCACGGCGATGGGCGTTTATTCCACCAGCCAGTTTCTGGGCGTCGCGATTGGCGGCTCGCTGGGTGGCTGGGTTGACGGGATGTTTGACGGCCAGACCGTGTTTCTGGTTGGCGCGCTGCTGGCAATGGTATGGCTGGCCGTGGCAAGCACGATGAAAGAGCCGCCTTATGTCAGCAGCCTGCGCGTGGAAATTCCGGAAGGCGTGGAGATAAACGCCTTGCTGCAACAGCGTCTGGAAGCAAAAGAAGGGGTTAGCGAGGTCTTTATTGTCCCTGAAGAGCGTAGCGTCTACGTCAAAATTGACAGTAAAGTGACCAATCGCTACGAAGTCGAACAAGCCCTGGTTTAA
- the fucA gene encoding L-fuculose-phosphate aldolase — MERARLARDIIDTCLEMTRMGLNQGTAGNISVRYRDGMLITPTGIPYEHLTEESIVYVDAEGRHEEDKLPSSEWRFHQVVYQTRPDAHAVVHNHAVNCTAVSILNRPIPAIHYMIAAAGGNSIPCAPYATFGTRALSEHVAVALRDRKATLLQHHGLITCEENLEKALWLAQEVEVLAKLYLATLAIVDPVPVLSDEEIAIVLEKFKSYGLRIEA; from the coding sequence ATGGAACGAGCCCGATTAGCCAGAGACATTATCGACACCTGCCTTGAGATGACCCGGATGGGGTTAAATCAGGGCACCGCAGGCAATATCAGCGTTCGCTATCGCGACGGCATGCTGATTACGCCCACCGGTATTCCCTATGAGCATCTGACCGAAGAGAGTATCGTCTATGTCGATGCCGAGGGACGGCACGAAGAAGATAAACTGCCGTCCAGCGAATGGCGTTTTCATCAGGTTGTGTATCAGACCCGCCCGGACGCTCACGCCGTCGTCCATAACCATGCGGTTAACTGCACCGCCGTCTCGATACTCAACCGCCCTATTCCTGCCATTCACTATATGATTGCCGCCGCCGGGGGGAACTCCATTCCCTGCGCGCCTTACGCGACCTTCGGGACACGCGCGCTGTCAGAGCATGTCGCGGTCGCGTTACGCGATCGTAAAGCGACGCTGTTGCAGCACCACGGGCTGATTACCTGCGAAGAAAATCTCGAAAAGGCGCTATGGCTGGCGCAGGAGGTCGAGGTGCTGGCAAAACTCTACCTGGCCACGCTGGCGATTGTGGATCCCGTTCCGGTACTCAGCGATGAAGAAATTGCCATTGTTCTTGAGAAATTCAAAAGCTACGGGTTGCGCATTGAGGCGTAA
- a CDS encoding LacI family DNA-binding transcriptional regulator, with protein sequence MAKTVEQIAKDLNLSVTTVRLVLGGKAEQYRISVKTQSRINEHVERFGYTLNHSARSLKLNKTETLGLIVPNISNVFFATLAEKLELRCRRSGYQLMISCTYNDVDYENKLVKALMARNVDGLFIVPSTLENQQHHLRQIQKPLVLLDRDFGFTDNALVESHNEAGGDELARNMLAESKTPLWFLVGDTALPSITDRLNGYLQALKAAGIHHREWVIEGPDNTPEGGYALMDSLIDSQGVPQAFIASSLPVLEGAIEALRTRTGTVPPHINIGTFDEHPMLGFLPNSVWSMQQDEDTWAEKAFELMQRAIDGEAVNETAKVDMKLVKRSRQ encoded by the coding sequence ATGGCCAAAACAGTTGAACAGATAGCGAAGGATCTGAATTTATCCGTCACCACCGTGCGGCTGGTACTGGGCGGAAAAGCCGAACAGTACCGAATCAGTGTGAAAACACAGTCCCGAATTAATGAACACGTTGAGCGCTTCGGCTATACCCTCAACCATTCGGCACGCAGTCTTAAGCTAAACAAAACCGAGACGCTGGGGCTTATCGTGCCCAACATCTCGAACGTGTTCTTTGCAACCCTCGCCGAGAAACTCGAACTGCGCTGCCGCCGTTCGGGCTACCAGCTGATGATCAGCTGTACTTACAACGATGTGGATTACGAAAATAAGCTGGTGAAAGCCCTGATGGCGCGCAACGTGGACGGCTTGTTTATCGTTCCCTCGACGCTGGAAAACCAGCAGCATCATTTGCGGCAGATCCAAAAACCCCTGGTGCTCCTCGACCGGGATTTTGGCTTTACTGACAACGCGCTGGTTGAGAGTCATAACGAGGCCGGGGGGGATGAACTGGCCCGGAACATGCTGGCAGAGAGTAAAACGCCGCTCTGGTTCCTGGTGGGCGATACCGCCCTGCCCAGCATTACGGACCGTCTGAACGGCTATTTGCAGGCCCTGAAAGCCGCCGGTATTCACCACCGCGAATGGGTCATCGAAGGGCCAGACAATACGCCGGAAGGGGGGTATGCCCTGATGGATTCGCTTATCGACAGCCAGGGTGTGCCGCAGGCGTTTATCGCCTCATCATTACCGGTACTGGAAGGAGCAATCGAAGCCCTGCGCACGCGTACCGGCACCGTGCCCCCACACATAAATATCGGCACCTTCGATGAGCACCCCATGCTGGGGTTCCTGCCTAACAGCGTCTGGTCCATGCAGCAGGATGAAGATACCTGGGCGGAAAAAGCGTTTGAACTGATGCAGCGAGCCATCGACGGCGAAGCGGTCAACGAGACGGCGAAAGTCGATATGAAGCTGGTCAAACGTTCCCGCCAGTAA